The Limosilactobacillus panis DNA segment GAGGCGAAATCCTCCTTCAAATTAACGTGACCCGGGTAGTGTGGAAAGCTACGCCGGGTCTTTTTGTGTTATACTGGCTGTGTCCCCTTAGGGGCTTAATTACCTTACGACCCACTTCGGTGGGTCTTTTTTTATTGAATTGAAGTATATTATTTTATATAAAAGCATTGCATTTTATACTGAATGTGTTATTATATAGTTGTCAAAGGGATAAGGAATAAAAAAGGAGATAATTAAAATGACATACACAATCTATGAAGGAACTAAGGCGACTATTAATGGCGGTCAATTTGCGTTTGACTGCGAACCAGATGACATTGACACTGCTTACGATGCACTTGCCGAAAATGTTCACCTTAACAACCAAGATGAAGATAGCCAAGATTTAATTGACTTTCAAAATGCCGCTGACGATGATGTTGAAACCATGCTGAGCGACATGCAAAAGATGGGCTTCATCGACAGCTGGGAAGCAGAGAATTAAATAAAAATAGCCCCTCAACGGGGCTTTTATTATAGGGGTGAGACTATGAACGACTTTGAGAAAGCGAAAGCATATATCATAGATAAAAATAACAGCTTGCCGGAAGCCAGTAAGAAACTAGGCATCCCTTTACCAACGCTGAAGGCCTATCGTTCTGAGCCAGAAAAATTACGGACAGCGGCTTGGAACCGGGTCAATGAAATTGCTAGGCAGTATGAGGTAAGTCATCATGCCGATTAGAAACCAGAACCTAGTCGGTAGGCACTTTGGGCACCTCACGGTACTAAGAAAATCTACTGAAAGAGGAAAGCATGGCGAGTATAAGTGGGTGTGCCGATGTGACTGTGGGCGCCTGACCACCGTTTCGGCTGGTCAGCTCAACAGCGGTGAAACCACCAGCTGTGGCCATGTAAAAGCACGTAACCTTGAAAGTGGTGGGCAACACCACCAGAGCCTACTGGGAGATAAACCACCAGTCTCAAACAAGACTGGGTACCGCAACATATCCATGACAAAGCGAAATGGCCGCTGGCGTTATCGTGTTGCTATTCAGTATGACCATAAGCAGCATTCGCAACTGACAGATACTCTGGAAGAGGCACTTGCCGCTCGTGAGAAACTACGAGCAAAGTGGTGGCCTAATTATAAGAAAAAATAGGGGCAAAAAATGGGGCACAAAAGGGGCAAAACTCTTTAAAAACAGCAAAAATTGTCGATATTCACTCAGAAATAGAACGTGTATTATCCTTAGTGACAGCGCGAAAGCCCCGTGCTTTCAAGGACTATGAAAACATGATGAGCCTTCATGACGGAAAATCACGTTATCGACAAGTTACCGGATAAGAACCAGCTTAGTCTGTTTTGATTGCAGCGTTTTTTCAGAATTAAAAATGAAATGCGGGTAGGATGACCATTGCCTACCCGCATTTTTTGTTTTGCCGAGAAAGCGCTACCAAACATTAAAAAATATCATATAATGAAGGAGAATTCATGTAATTACATGATTTGTGAGATTAGGGAGGACTTATTTTGAAAAATAGTTTTAGTTATGCACAGCGAGGAGTTGCTGGCTGTTTAATAATGGCGAGCTGTTCCTTCTTTTTGTTAATGAATCAGGCCCAAATAAAGGCCGATTCGGCCACCCCCACGACGGCGACTGCTCAAGCACAGACGGTTAACGCCAGTGCAAGTGCAACTGGTCAGCAGTTGGCTTTCGACAGCAATGGGAACCCCAGCTACAATGCCACCGACCAGGGCAATTATGCCTGTTTGGACCAGGCCCAGTTTAATGATGATGGTCAGCTGAGTATCAGTGGTTGGCACGCTACCAACCGTGCGCAGGGGCGACCTTACCATTACATCATTGCCTATGACCGGACCAACAGCCGTGAACTTAGCCGGGTCAACGTCACTAGCCAGCCAATAGAACGTGATGACGTGGCCACGGTCCACAATGTTTATGGGGCAAAAGAATCTGGCTTTCGGACTAGATTCAACCTCGGCACGGCAGCGGCAACCACTGGTGAGGTTCAAATCATCAGTCGTTATACCGATGACCAGAATGGTAACGGCAATGCAGCCGACTACTGGTTTGCACCCGTCACGGTGAATAGGGGTAATTATGCCCACCTTGACCAGGTCACTGTTGATGGTAATAAGCTACAGCTAGCAGGCTGGCACGCTACCAATCTGGCAGCCGATAAACCGTACCATTACCTGATCATGGTCGACCGGACAAACAAAAATCGGGAAGTCAGCCGTGTAATAGTTGGCCATGCAGTTAAGCGCCCTGACGTTGTCATAGCCTATCCATACGTGGAAGGGGCCGGTAAATCTGGCTTCAGTACCAACTTTTCCTTGCGAGGAGTCAACCTCAGTCACCAGCTTCAGGTGATCAGTCGGTACTCAAGTGACAAGGATGGGAATAGTGACTACGTTGACTTCTGGTTCAGCCCAACCACAAAGGGCGACGAAGCCAACCAGGGATGCCTCGACTCTTATAATCTTAGTAGTGGGGAAACAATGACCGTTAGTGGTTGGCACGCCAATGACCTGGCCCAACTTGAGTCCCACCACTTCATTATTCTGTTTGACCAGACAGCAAATCGACAAGTCAGTCAAACAGTGCCCCAGCAGGTTGAGGGCCCGGATGTTACTAAAGCATTTCCTGAAATCAATCAGGCGCACCACGCTGGTTTTACCGCGACGTTTGACCTGAGCTCGACCCGACTCGCAGCAGGTCACGTCTACCGAATCGTTAGTCGCTATTCCACCAGTAACACTGGGAACGGGGACCAGGGACAGTTTGTTGACTACTGGTACGCACCAATTAAGTTAGACCAACAAGGTGGTGCTTGCTTGGACACCGTTCAAATGACTAGTGATGGCCTCAAAGTTGCCGGGTGGATGGCTAGTGACCAGTCGCTCGACCGGCCCTATGCCTACTTAATTGTGTTGAATAATGGTCAAGAAATTGGTCGAACCCGCCTTAACCTACAAGAACGGGGCGATGTTACTAAGAAGTACGGCCAAGTATATAACAGCCAAAACAGTGGCTTCTCAACTCTACTAAAGCTTGCCCCACGAAACGTTACCGGGCGACTCGGTGTTATCCTCCGCTTTAGCGGCAAACCAGACGGTAACCGCGACTATGTTGACCTGTTAAGTCAGTCGTTTGCCTCTAATGATGGTTACTTTGACAACATCAACGTTAGCCCCAATAGTATTTACGTTAGTGGGTGGCACGCCAGTAACCAGTCGGCAGATAAACCCTACCAGTGGCTGATCTTTGTTAATCAGGATGGGCATGAACTATACCGTCAGCAAGTATTGGATATCAATAACCCGCGGCCAGACCTGGCACAAAACCGTTCCTTCATCTTAGGGGCTGGTCGTGCGGGATTCAGGTTGGCCTTTGCTATTCCACAAGCACTCCAGCACCATGTCGTTAGGGTTATCCACCGCTTAACTAATGATTCCCAGGGTAATGGTAACTACGTCGACTGGTGGTCGGGCCCCGTCGATATTAATGCCTACCAGCAGCGACTAATTAGCCGGTGGCAGCAAGTGGCTAACCGTTTTGCCAACCCGGTAAGTATCGCAATTCAAGTTGCCCAAACCGGTGAGGTCGTCACTTTTACCAACTTACCAGGACAAAACTTTGTGGCGGCAAGTACGGTCAAGGTTGGGATCCTTGCAAAACTGCTTCACAACCAGGGAGGTAACTTGTCGGCCGAACAACAAGGAGTAGCATCCTGGATGATTCGCTTCAGTGACAATGATTGTGCGACTGAGTTATATAACGAGATTGGTGCCGAGAATGGTCTCAACCAGCTATTTCAAGAATTAGGGATGAATTCCTCCCACTGTAATGGCCACTGGGCATTTACGACAACTACTGCTGCTGACCAGCTCCGTCTTCTTCATGAAATTTTTCTTAACCCTGGCTCTACTTACCTGAATCAACAGTCCCGACAGTATCTTCAAAGTCTAATGGGGCAGGTTACCCCTAGCCAAGCGTGGGGGATTTCGGTTGGCAGTTCCCGCTTTTACATTAAAGATGGCTGGAACACCAGCAGTGGTTGGAACGTTAGCAGCATAGGCGCGATCCCCGGTAAATACACAATTGCCATCTATACAGTGGCCCCATCATTTGAACGGTGCCGGTCATACATTGAACAATTGGCTTTGGTAACTCGGCAAGTAATCAGTTGACTTAAGAAAAGCACGTCGCTTGTGTTTGGCCCTTAGCCATGCTACAATATCAATTGGTAAATAACTCGTGGGAGTGAGCAGCAATGCTCGCTCTTTTTATTGCAAACAATGGAGGTGACAAGATGAGTACTGTTACTGAAACCGTAAAGGACTTAGTAACCCCAATCCTTGATGAACACGACTTTTACCTATACGATATTGAATTTGTTAAGGAAGGCAAGAGTTGGTATCTCCGGGTATACATTGATAAAGATGGTGGAATCACGCTTGAGGACTGTGCAACAGTTAGTGATCAGTTAAGTGAAGCCCTGGACAACGTTGATCCCGACCCCATCCCCCAGGCCTACTTCTTGGAGGTTTCCTCCCCAGGCGCAGAGCGGCCATTAAAGGATGAGGACGACTATAAACGGGCGATAAACCAATACATCCACGTTTCTCTGTACCAGCAGATTAATGGTCAGAAAGTTTACGAGGGAACGTTGACCAAGCTATCGGATAAGGAATTAACTTTAGATTATTTAGACAAGACCCGTCACCGGCAAATTGTGATTGACCGGAGCAAGGTTGCAAAGGCCCGTTTGGCCATTAAGTTTTAATTAAAGGAGTGTTCACTGTGAGCAAGTCAAAAGTCAATGCAGAAATGATTGGCGCCCTTGACTACTTAGAAAAGGAAAAGGGAATTAAAAAGGAAGTCGTAATCGAAGCTCTTGAACAGGCCCTTGAATCGGCTTATAAGCAAAACTACGGCGAGAAGAACGTCGAGGTTGAATTTAATGCCACTACTGGTAACATCAAAGTGTATGCCGTTAAGACGATTACCGACGATGAAGATAAGGTTGCAGAAGATAGCAATGAATACATGAGTCTTGCTGCTGCCCGAAAGCTTCCCCATGGTCAAGGATATGACCTCGGTGACCAAATTCGCGAAGAGGTGACGCCCCGCAACTTCGGTCGAATTGCTGCCCAAACTGCTAAACAGGTGGTTATGCAGCGCCTTCGGGAAGAAGAACGAAAGATTATTTACGATAAGTACAAGACTTATGAAAACGAAATCATCACTGGGGAAGTTTCTCGTGAGGACAAGCGCTTCACCTATGTTGACCTCGGTGATGGGGTTGAAGGAGCAATGGGTTACCGTGATAAGATGCCAAATGAACACTACCATGTTCACGACCGGATTCAGGTTTATGTATCAAAGGTTAATGATGACCGGCGCGGTCCCCAAATTTACGTCAGTCGAACGGCTCCAGAGCTATTGAAACGGCTCTTTGAACGGGAAGTCCCTGAGATTAAAGATGGCGCCGTGTTGATTGAAAATATCGCGCGGGAGGCCGGTGACCGGGCAAAAGTCGCTGTTTACTCCAACGATGACAATGTTGACCCGGTTGGAACATGTGTTGGACCACGGGGTTCTCGGGTTCAGGCAATTGTCAACGAACTTGATGGTGAAAACATGGACATCGTGGAATATGTAAGGGATCCGGCTAAGTTCATTGCTAACGCCCTTAACCCGGCGGAAGTCCTTGACGTCATCTTCAATGACCCGGTTACGATTGAACGTGAGGATGGTGAAGAAGAACAGGAACGGTCATGCACCGTTGTTGTTCCGGACGACCAGCTTTCCTTAGCAATCGGTAAGCGGGGGCAAAATGCTCGATTGGCGGCTCGTTTGACCAAGTACAAGATTGATATTAAGTCTGCTTCTGAAATGGAAGAAATTCAGGCCCAAGAAGCAGCGGATGACAGTGAACTAACAGGTGATGATGACCAACAAGCAACTGACGGTCAAACATCTGATGAAGAATAATTGAGCAGTGGGGTGAAAATAATGAAAAAGAGAAAAGTACCAATGCGCAAAGATATCGTCACCGGAGAAATGATGCCAAAGCGCCAACTTATCCGGGTAGTCAAGAACAAGGAAAATGAGGTTTCTTTGGATCCCACCGGTAAGAAAGCCGGCCGGGGAGCCTACATTGCGGCTGATGTTGAAATTGCTAAGCGGGCTAAAAAGGAAAAGACATTTGAAAAGGCGTTTCACGTTAAGCTCGATGACGCTTTTTATGATGAACTGATCAAGTATACCGACCACTTGCAAGCTCGCCAGGAATTATTCGGGAAAAATGAAAAATAAACGCCAACAGGCACTCGGTTTGCTTGGGTTAGCGCGGCGTGCCCGTCAGTTAACCAGTGGTGAAGAAACAGTATTAAAAAATATTCAAACTAATAAGGCAAAGTTTGTGTTTTTGGCAGGGGATGCTGGTGTTGCAACGGCTAAGAAGTTTACTGACAAGTGTCGGTACTACCATATTCCGTACTCACAAGCCTTTACTAAAGACCAGCTCAGTCAGGCAACGGGCCAATCACGGACCGTTATTGGTGTGATGCAACCAGGTTTTGCAAG contains these protein-coding regions:
- a CDS encoding serine hydrolase gives rise to the protein MKNSFSYAQRGVAGCLIMASCSFFLLMNQAQIKADSATPTTATAQAQTVNASASATGQQLAFDSNGNPSYNATDQGNYACLDQAQFNDDGQLSISGWHATNRAQGRPYHYIIAYDRTNSRELSRVNVTSQPIERDDVATVHNVYGAKESGFRTRFNLGTAAATTGEVQIISRYTDDQNGNGNAADYWFAPVTVNRGNYAHLDQVTVDGNKLQLAGWHATNLAADKPYHYLIMVDRTNKNREVSRVIVGHAVKRPDVVIAYPYVEGAGKSGFSTNFSLRGVNLSHQLQVISRYSSDKDGNSDYVDFWFSPTTKGDEANQGCLDSYNLSSGETMTVSGWHANDLAQLESHHFIILFDQTANRQVSQTVPQQVEGPDVTKAFPEINQAHHAGFTATFDLSSTRLAAGHVYRIVSRYSTSNTGNGDQGQFVDYWYAPIKLDQQGGACLDTVQMTSDGLKVAGWMASDQSLDRPYAYLIVLNNGQEIGRTRLNLQERGDVTKKYGQVYNSQNSGFSTLLKLAPRNVTGRLGVILRFSGKPDGNRDYVDLLSQSFASNDGYFDNINVSPNSIYVSGWHASNQSADKPYQWLIFVNQDGHELYRQQVLDINNPRPDLAQNRSFILGAGRAGFRLAFAIPQALQHHVVRVIHRLTNDSQGNGNYVDWWSGPVDINAYQQRLISRWQQVANRFANPVSIAIQVAQTGEVVTFTNLPGQNFVAASTVKVGILAKLLHNQGGNLSAEQQGVASWMIRFSDNDCATELYNEIGAENGLNQLFQELGMNSSHCNGHWAFTTTTAADQLRLLHEIFLNPGSTYLNQQSRQYLQSLMGQVTPSQAWGISVGSSRFYIKDGWNTSSGWNVSSIGAIPGKYTIAIYTVAPSFERCRSYIEQLALVTRQVIS
- the rimP gene encoding ribosome maturation factor RimP — its product is MSTVTETVKDLVTPILDEHDFYLYDIEFVKEGKSWYLRVYIDKDGGITLEDCATVSDQLSEALDNVDPDPIPQAYFLEVSSPGAERPLKDEDDYKRAINQYIHVSLYQQINGQKVYEGTLTKLSDKELTLDYLDKTRHRQIVIDRSKVAKARLAIKF
- the nusA gene encoding transcription termination factor NusA, which gives rise to MSKSKVNAEMIGALDYLEKEKGIKKEVVIEALEQALESAYKQNYGEKNVEVEFNATTGNIKVYAVKTITDDEDKVAEDSNEYMSLAAARKLPHGQGYDLGDQIREEVTPRNFGRIAAQTAKQVVMQRLREEERKIIYDKYKTYENEIITGEVSREDKRFTYVDLGDGVEGAMGYRDKMPNEHYHVHDRIQVYVSKVNDDRRGPQIYVSRTAPELLKRLFEREVPEIKDGAVLIENIAREAGDRAKVAVYSNDDNVDPVGTCVGPRGSRVQAIVNELDGENMDIVEYVRDPAKFIANALNPAEVLDVIFNDPVTIEREDGEEEQERSCTVVVPDDQLSLAIGKRGQNARLAARLTKYKIDIKSASEMEEIQAQEAADDSELTGDDDQQATDGQTSDEE
- the rnpM gene encoding RNase P modulator RnpM, with amino-acid sequence MKKRKVPMRKDIVTGEMMPKRQLIRVVKNKENEVSLDPTGKKAGRGAYIAADVEIAKRAKKEKTFEKAFHVKLDDAFYDELIKYTDHLQARQELFGKNEK
- a CDS encoding ribosomal L7Ae/L30e/S12e/Gadd45 family protein; this encodes MKNKRQQALGLLGLARRARQLTSGEETVLKNIQTNKAKFVFLAGDAGVATAKKFTDKCRYYHIPYSQAFTKDQLSQATGQSRTVIGVMQPGFARKFEELMTME